From the Sphingomonas sabuli genome, the window GGAGGAAAAGCGCCACCGGATCGCGCGCGAGACGATGGATATCTACGCGCCGCTGGCCGAGCGCATCGGCATGTACGAGATGATGACCGAGATGCAGTCGCTGGCCTTCCGCGAGCTGGAACCCGACGCTTATGCCTCGATCACGCGGCGGCTGACCCAGTTGCACGAAGCGGGCGGCGACCTCGTCAACCGGATCGGGCTGGGGCTTCAGCTGCACCTGGCCGACAACGGGCTGGAAGCCGAGGTCACGGGGCGCGAGAAGCATCCCTATTCGATCTGGCGCAAGATGGCCGAGCGGCACATCAGCTTCGAGCAATTGTCCGACGTAATGGCGTTCCGCGTGATCGTTGACACGCCGGAGGAATGTTACCGCGCGCTGGGCCTGATCCACCAGCGCTGGCCGATGGTCCCGGGCCGTTACAAGGATTACATCTCGACGCCCAAGCGCAACGGCTATCGCTCGCTGCACACCTCGGTGATCCACGATTCGCAGATGCGCATCGAAATTCAGATCCGCACGCGCGGGATGCACGAACAGGCGGAGCGCGGACTGGCGGCGCACTGGGCGTACAAGGAAGGCAAGCCCAAGGCCGACCTCAAGATCCCGTGGGTCGACGAACTGGTCGAGATCCTGGAGCATGCGGCGAGCCCCGAGGAGCTGCTCGAGCATACCCGGATGGCGATGTACCAGGACCGAATCTTCGCCTTCACGCCCAAGGGCGAACTGATCCAGCTGCCCAAGGGCGCGACCCCGGTCGACTTCGCCTACGCCGTCCACACCGACCTTGGCGACCGCACCGTCGGGGCCAAGGTCAACGGCCGCGTGGTGCCGCTGCGCACCATTCTCGACAATGGCGACCAGGTCGAAATCCTGGCGTCGGAAGCGCAGCATCCCCAGCCCAGCTGGCTGCGCTTTGTCGCCACCGGCAAAGCGCGCGCGGGCGTGCGCCGCTTCGTCCGGCACAAGGAGCGCGACGAGACGATCGAGCTGGGCCGCAAGATCTACGACGAGATCGTCGACCGGCTACCGGCGGAGCTGGCCCCCGATGCCGTCAAGCGGGCGCTGAAGAAGCTGCATATCGAGGACCAGGATTCGCTGATGGTCGCGATCGCGCGCAAGCGGGTCGGCGACGAAGAGGTGATGGAAGCGCTGATGCCCGGGTCGGCCGGGGCGGACGTCGCGCCGCGCCCACCGCCCCAGCAGACCGCCATTTCGATCAAGGGCCTGACGCCAGGCGTCGCCTATCACCTCGCCCAATGTTGTCACCCGATCCCCGGCGACCGCATCGTCGGCCTGCGCCGAGAGGACGAGGAGATCGAGGTGCACGTGATCGGCTGCGACACGCTGGCCAGCGGGGTCGATGCCGACTGGCTGGACCTGGCGTGGGGCGAGGGTTCGGGCGGCGCGGCGCGGCTGACCGTGATCCTGCACGACGTGCCCGGCGCGCTTGGCACGATGGCCGGCATCCTGGGGCAGAAGCAGGCCAACATCATCAACCTGCACCTGGTCCACCGCGACGGCAGCTTCCAGACGTTCAACCTCGACATCGAGGTCTATGACCTGGCCCACCTGCACGCCATCGTCGCCGCGCTGCGCGACGCCGATACCGTTTCCAGCGTGGAGCGGATCTAGGCCTTCTTGCGGCGCTCCCGAGCGCTTCCGGCGGCAAGCACGGCAAGGGTGACGAGGTCGGACGCGGACGCCGTCATCGGCGCGATCTGCACCGGCAGCTCGAGCCCGAGGATGAACGGCCCGAGCACGTTTTCCCCGCCCAGATTCTTGAGCAGCTTGGCCGACAGGTTGGCCGATTGCAGGCCGGGCATGACGAGAATGTTGGCGGCCCCGGTCAGTCGGCTGAACGGATAGAAGCGCCGCTGCATGTCGTGGCTGAGCGCCACGTCCGGGCCCATTTCGCCTTCATATTCGAAGTCGCAGTTGAACTCGTCGAGCAGTTTCACCGCGTCGCGCAGCTCATCGATATGTGTGCCCGGCGGGTTGCCGAAGGTGGTGTAGCTGACGAAGGCGACGCGCGGCTCCAGCCCCATGCGCCGGGCAAAACCAGCGGAGCGCATGGCGATCGCGGCCAGCTGGCGCGCGTCGGGCCGTTCGGTCACCGCGGTGTCGGCGATCAGCACCGTGCGGTTGCCGGCGACGATGACGTTGATGCCGAACGGGACGGCATCCTTTTCATCCTCGATGACCTGGCGGACCTGGCGCAGCGACTGGCTGAACGGACGGGTGGTGCCCGTGATCATCGCGTCCGCCTCACCCAGCGCGAGCATCGCCGCGGCGAAGAAGTTGCGGTCCTGGTTAACCATCCGCTCGACTTCGCGGCGGAGCAGGCCGTGCCGCTGGCTCTTGGCGTAGATATAGTCGACCGCGCGCCCGACGAGCGGCGAATTGCGGCTGTTGAGCACTTCGTAGCTGTGCGGGTCGTCGACCCCCATCGCCTTCAGCCGGTCGTAGACGTCTTCGCGCCCGACCAGCACCGGCGTGCCGTAGCCGGCCTCGCGAAAGGCGATGGCGGCGCTGAGCACGTTGGGCTCCTCGCCTTCCGCGAACAGCACGCGCTTGGGGCTGGCCTTGACCGCTTCATAGGCCAGGCTGAGCACTGACACGGTCGGGTTGAGCCGGGCGCGCAGCTGTTGCCGATAGACGTCGAAATTCTCGATCTGCTTTTGCGCGACGCCGCTGGCGATGGCCGCTTCGGCAACGGCCGACGCAACCACTTCCATCAGCCGAGGGTCGAACGGCGCGGGGATGATGTAATCGCGGCCGAAGCTGTGCGTGCGCCCGCCATAGGCCGCGGCGACTTCTTCCGGCACCGGCTCACGCGCCAGCTGGGCAAGCGCCTCGGCGGCGGCGATCTTCATCGCGTCGTTGATCGCGGTCGCGCGCACGTCGAGCGCGCCGCGGAAGATGAAGGGAAAGCCGAGCACGTTGTTGACCTGGTTGGGGAAGTCCGACCGGCCGGTGGCGATGATCGCGTCGGGCCGGGCGGCGGTCGCGTCGGGTGGCCAGATTTCCGGGTCCGGATTGGCCATGGCGAAGATGATCGGCTGGTCGGCCATCGCCTTGACCATCGCGGGCTTCAGCGCGCCGGCGGCGGACAGGCCGAGGAAAACGTCGGCGCCGACCAGCGCCTCTTCCAGGGTCCGCGCCTCGGTCTCGACCGCGTGCGCCGACTTCCACTGGTCGACGTCGCTGCGGTCGTTGTGGATGACGCCCTTGCGGTCGCACATGATAACATGATCGCCGCGCACGCCCATCGCCTTGATCAATTCGGTGCAGGCGATGGCGGCGGCGCCGGCGCCGTTGACCACCACCTTGATGTCGCCAAGCTTGCGCCCGGTCAGCAGGCAGGCGTTGATCAGCCCCGCGGCAGTGATGATCGCGGTGCCATGCTGGTCGTCGTGGAAGACCGGGATCTTCATCCGCTCACGCAGCGTCTGTTCGATCACGAAGCATTCGGGCGCGGCGATGTCTTCGAGGTTGATGCCGCCGAAACTGGGCTCGAGCAGCGCGACCGCCTCGATGAACTTGTCGCAATCCTCGGTGGCGACTTCGAGATCGATCGAATCGACGTCGGCGAAGCGTTTGAACAGCACCGCCTTGCCTTCCATCACCGGCTTCGACGCCAGCGCGCCGAGATTGCCGAGGCCAAGGATGGCGGTGCCGTTGGAAATCACCGCGACGAGGTTGCCCTTGGCGGTGAAATCGTAGGCGCAGGTGGGGTTGGCCGCGATCGCGCGCACCGGCACCGCGACTCCGGGCGAATAAGCGAGGCTGAGGTCGCGCTGGGTCGCCATCGGCTTCGACGCGACGATCTCGATCTTGCCGGGCCGCCCCTGCGAATGGAAATCGAGCGCTTCCTTCTCGGTGAACTTGATGTTGCTTTCACTCATCGTGCGCTGCGCTCCTGTTGCGGGGGCTTTAGCCAAAGGGTGTGGGAAGTGTCACCCCGACCCGCTACCAACGCGCAATGGCAAGAGCCGACGCACCGACGCCGATGATGGCGCAATATCGGCGCCTCAAGGACGAGGCGGGCGACGCGTTGCTGTTCTATCGCATGGGCGATTTCTTCGAATTGTTCTTCGACGACGCCAAGGCCGCGGCCGCCTGCCTCGACATCGCGCTGACCAAGCGCGGGGAAAGCGAGGGCGAGCCGATCCCGATGTGCGGGGTGCCGGTCCACGCCGCCGAATCCTACCTCGCGCGGCTGATTAGGGGCGGGCACCGGGTGGCCATCGCCGAACAGGTCGAAAGCCCGGCCGAGGCGCGCAAGGCGCGCGGGTCGAAGGCGCTGGTCGAACGCGCCATCGTCCGGCTGGTCACGCCGGGCACGCTGACCGAGGAAACCCTGCTCGATTCCGCCGCCGCCAACTGGCTGGCCGCGATCGGGCGTGCGGGCGAGGACTGGGCGATTGCCGCCGCCGACATTTCCACCGGCCGGTTCGAACTGATCGCCTGCGGCACCGGCGAACTGGCATCCGAGATCGCGCGGCTGGGACCGGCGGAAATCGTCGCTGACGGCAAGGTGGCCGGCGTGAAGACCCGCGCCGGCCATGGCGGGTTTGACAGCATTGCCGGGGACCGGGCGCTGAGGGACCGGTTCGGGCTGGCGACGCTGGACGGCATCGGCGCGCCGGGCCGGGCGGAGCTGGCGGCCGCCGGCGGGTTGCTCGCCTATCTCGATTCGACCCAGCGCGGCGCTGGCGTCCTGCTGGACGCGCCGCGGCGGATCGCGCGCACCGCGTTCATGCAGATCGACCAGGCAACCCGCGAAAGCCTGGAGCTGACGCGATCGACCGGCGGATCGGTGGCGGGGAGCCTGCTTGGCGAAATCGACCGCTGCGTGACCGCCGGGGGCCGCCGGCTGCTTGCCGCGGACATTGCCGCGCCGCTGACCGACAAGGCCGATATCGAACGCCGGCTGGCGCTGGTCGCCTGGTTTCACGCCGACCAGTTGCGCCGCGACCGCACCCGCGCGGCGCTCAAGGCGCTGCCGGACATCGCCCGTGCACTGGCCCGGCTGACCGCCGGCCGGGGCGGCCCACGCGATCTTGCCCAGCTGCGCGACGGACTGGTCGCCGCGGACACGCTGAAGCGCGAGCTGGAGGGCGAGGCGGACGGCCCCGCCTTGCTGGCCGCCTTGCTGCCGAAGCTTGGCGGGCACGGCCCGCTGACGGACCGGCTGGCGAGCGCGCTGGTGGCATCGCCGCCGCTCGATTCGGCGAAGGGCGGCTATATCGCCGAGGGCTATGACGCCGACCTCGACCAGTTGCGGGTCGCGTCGTCCGACGGGCGCAGGGCGATCGCCGCGCTGGAAAGCCGCTATCGCGACTCGACCGGCATCGCCTCGCTCAAGATCCGCCACAATGCGGTGCTGGGCTATCATGTCGAAGTATCGGCCAGGAACGCCGACACGCTGATGGCCGAGGGCAGCGGGTTCACCCACCGCCAGACGCTGGCCGGGGTGGTCCGCTTCAATTCACCCGAATTGCACGAGGAAGCGTCGCGCGTGGTCGAGGCGGGCGGCCGGTCGCTGGCGGTAGAAGCCGCGCATCTCGACGCGCTGACCGCGCTGGCCGTGGGCCAGTCGGCGCCGGTGCTGGCCACCGCCGAGGCGCTGGCGCGGATCGATGTCGGCGCCGGCAATGCACAGCGCGCCGCCGACGGCGGCTGGGCCAGCCCGACGATCACCGGCGAGCCGTGCCTGGACATCGATGGCGGGCGCCACCCGGTGGTCGAAGCCGCGCTGCGCGACGGCGGCGACCGCTTCGTCGCCAACGATCTCAGCCTTGGCCGCGACGACCGGCTGTGGCTGATCACCGGTCCCAACATGGGCGGCAAGTCGACCTTCCTGCGCCAGGCGGCGCTGGTGGCGGTGATGGCCCAAGCGGGCTGCTTCGTCCCAGCGGCCAGTGCGCGGGTCGGAATCGTCGACAAATTGTTCAGCCGCGTCGGTGCCGCCGACAACCTGGCCCGGGGCCGGTCGACCTTCATGGTCGAAATGGTCGAAACCGCCGCGATCCTGGCGCAGGCGACCCCGCAGAGCCTGGTCATCCTCGACGAAATCGGGCGCGGGACATCGACCTACGACGGGCTGGCCATCGCCTGGGCGGTGGTCGAGGCCATGCACGACCAGGTCAAATGCCGCACCCTGTTCGCGACCCATTATCATGAGCTGACGCGACTGGCCGGGCGGCTCGATTCGCTGTCGCTGCACCACGTCCGGGCGCGCGAATGGAAGGGCGATCTCGTCCTGCTCCACGAAGTCGCCGACGGCGCCGCCGACCGCAGCTACGGCATTGCGGTGGCCAAGCTGGCGGGGCTGCCCCCGGCCGTGGTCGCGCGGTCCAAGGCCGTGCTGGCCAAGCTGGAGGCCGGGCGCGACGCGACCGGCGGCATCGCCGCCGGGCTGGACGACCTGCCGCTATTCGCTGCTTCCGCCGAGCCGGAGCCGCCGGCCGATCCGCTGGCGCAGGCGGTGGCCGACGTCGATCCCGATGCGCTGACCCCGCGCGAGGCGCTCGACGCACTTTACCGGATCAAGCAGATCTGGGCGGACCGGGGCCAGTGAACGCGCCGTTCGATCCGGTCGAGGACCGCCGCGCAATCGTCGATCCGCGAACGCTGGGCGACGCATTGAGCCGCGCCGGCAGCGCGGCGGCGACGGGCATCCTGGCGGACGCGCTGGCGCGGGGGCGGGAGGAAATCGCGCGGCGCTTTGCCCGCGACCCGCACCGCGGCCGCGCCACGGCACGGTCGACCGCCTACCTGCACGTGCAGATCGTCCGGCTGGCCTATGAATATGTCACCGGCGACCAGCCGCCGGAACTGGCGATCGTCGGGCTGGGCGGGACGGGCCGCGGCGAAATGGCGCCGTACAGCGACCTCGACCTCATGTTCCTGACCAAGGCCAGGCCGTCGAAGGCGGTCGAGCGGATCGTCGAGCAGACGCTTTACCTGTTGTGGGACCTGCAGCTGAAGGTCGGCCATTCGTTGCGGTCCACCGACGAGTTCCTGAAGCTTGCGCGCGACGACATGACGGTTCGCACGGCGTTCCTGGAAGCACGGCTGCTGTGGGGCAGCGAGGACGTGTTCGAAGCTGCGCTGACCCGTTTCCGGGCGAAGATCGTCGCCGGGTCGGCGGCGGACTTCGTCGCCGCCAAGCTGGCCGAACGCGACGAGCGGCACGTGCGCATGGGCGACACGCGCTATGTCGTCGAACCCAACGTCAAGGACGGCAAGGGCGGGCTGCGCGACCTGCAGACGCTCTACTGGATCGGCAAGTACGTCTATGACGTGCGCGAGCCGAAGGAGCTGGTGTCGGTCGGCCTGCTGACGGCGGAGGAATTCGCCTCCTTCGAACGGGCGGAGCGATTTTTCTGGGCGGTCCGCTGTCACCTGCACCTGGAAGCCGGGCGCGCCGAGGAACGGCTCGGCTTCGAATATCAGAAGGCTATCGCCAAGTGCATGCATTACGCCGACCGGCCCGGGAAATCGGCGGTCGAACGGTTCATGCATTTCTACTTCATCAACGCTAAGACGGTCGGGGACCTGACCGGGGTCTTCCTTGCCCAGCTTGACGAGAAGATGGGCCGCAAGGGCAGCCGTTTTGCGCTGCCGACGATCCGCCGGCGGCCCAAGGCGCTGGCCGGCTTCGTGCTCGACCGCGGCCGGCTGTCGATCCCGTCGGACGATTTCTTCGCCGCCGACCCGGTGCGCCTGATCGAACTGTTCGCGCTGGCCGCGCGCGAGCGGCTGGAGATCCACCCGACGGCGATGCGCGCGGCGACCCGCGACGCCCGGCTGATCCGCGAGCGCGTGCGCAAGGACCCGCGCGCCAACGCGCTGTTCCTGGAGGTGCTGACCAATGTGAACGCGCCGGACACGGTGCTGCGCTGGATGAACGAATCCGGCGTGTTCGGCCGCTTCATTCCCGATTTCGGCCGCGTCGTCGCGCAGATGCAGTTCGACATGTACCACCATTATACGGTCGACGAGCATGCGATCCGCGCCATCGGCCTGCTCGCCACGATCGAGCGCGGGGAGCTGAAGGACGACCATCCGCTGTCGACCGCCCTGTTCAAGCAGATCGGGTCGCGGCGGACGCTGTACGTGGCGGTGCTGCTGCACGATATCGCCAAGGGGCGTGGCGGCGACCACAGCGTGCTCGGCGAAAAGGTCGCGCTGGCCCTGTGCCCGCGGCTCGGGCTCGACGAGGCGGAAACCGAAGCGGTCGCATGGCTGGTGCGCTATCACTTGTTGCTGTCGTCGACCGCGTTCAAGCGCGACCTGGCCGATCCCAAGACGATCGAGGATTTCGTCGCGATGGTGCAGAGCCCGGAGCGGCTGCGCCTGCTGCTGATCCTGACCGTAGTCGATATCCGCGCGGTCGGGCCGGGCGTGTGGAACGAGTGGAAGCGGATGTTGCTGCGGACCCTGTTCGACGCGGCGGAAGAGAAGTTGCGGCTGGGCCACAAGCAGCGCGGGCGCAGCGAAATCGTTGCCCAGCGGCAGGACGGGCTGGCGCAAGCGCTCGACTGGAAGAAGACCGCCGCGCGCGCCCACGTTCGCCGGCTGCCCGATTCCTACTGGCTGGCCGAGCCGCCCGAGGTGCAGCTATCCAATGCGCGGCAGGTGGCGCAGGCGCAGGCGCAGATCGGCGCTGCCGCGCCGAGCATCGTCGCCGAGGACGAGCCGGACCGCGGGGCGACCCGGATCAGCGTCTTCGCGCCCGACCGCGAAGGCCTGTTCTTCCGCATTTGCGCCGGGCTGGCGTCGGCCGGGGCGAGCATCATCGATGCGCGCATCCACACCACCCGCGACGGCATGGCGCTGGATAACCTGCTGGTCCAGGACGCGCGCGAACGGCCCTATTCCGATACACGGCTGCGCAACCGGCTGGTGCGGTCGGTCGAAACGGCGCTGGCCGCGGAAACGCTGCCGGACGTGTCGGCGCCGCGCCGCGGGCGCGACAAATTGGCGGCCTTTCACGTCGCGCCGTCCGTGGCGATTGCCGAGCGGGCGTCGAGCCGGACGACGGTGGTGGAAGTGAATGCGCTCGACCGGCCGGGCCTGCTGGCGCGGCTGGCGCGGGCGATCCACGGGCAGTCGCTGGAAGTGCATTCGGCCCACGTCGCCACCTATGGCGAGCGCGCCGTCGACGTTTTTTACCTGAGCACGGCCAAGGGCCGGAAGCTGTCCGACCGGCAGGCGGACGACCTGCGCGCGGCGCTCATGGACGCCGCGCGCGAGGCCGAACCCGCCTAGTTCGTGCGGTCTTCGTTATAGCCCGGGCTGGACGGGTCGATGGCGTGAACTTCCGTTTCCGGAACCTCGACGATCCCGCGGCCCAGGTGGCTCGCCTTGTAGGAATAGAGGTAATAGAAAACGATCCCGATCGCGCCCCAGATCGGCAGGACCAGCATCGCTTCCTTCGGCAGGTTGAAGAACAGGAACAGGCAGCCGAGGATCGTCGCCGGGGCCACGAACCAGATGCCCGGCACCTTGAACGGCCGCGGCCGGTTCGGATCCTTCTTGCGCAGCTGCCACACCGCGATCGCGACCATCATGAACGCATAGAGCGTGCCGGCGTTGGCGATGTCCGCCAGCTGACCGACCGGGAAGAAGGCGGCGCCGATGGCGACGACCAAGCCGGTGATCAGCGTGCAGATGTGCGGGGTCTTCCACTTCGGGTGGACCTCGGCGAGCCGCTCGGGGAGCAGGCCGTCGCGGGCCATGACGAAGAAGATGCGGGTCTGGCCGAACAGCAGGATCAGGATGACCGACGGCAGCGCCAGGAAGGCGGCATAGCCGATCATGTTGCCGATCGACCCGTAGCCGAGCGTGTGCAGCACGTGGGCCAGCGGTTCACGCGAGCAAACCAGCGCGTCCTGATATTGCGCGGTGGCGCACATCCGCGCCAGTTCGGGCGTTCCGGTGCCCAGCGGCGCGCCGTCGGCACCCATCACCGGCTGGCCGCCGATCGATCCGACCGCGCCCCACGACACGAGGATGTAGAAAACGGTGCACAGAAGAAGGCTGCCGATCAGGCCGATCGGCACGTTGCGCTGCGGGTTCTTGGTTTCCTCGGCGGCGGTGGAGACCGCGTCGAAGCCGACATAAGCGAAGAACATCGTCGCCGCGGCGCCGACCACGCCGACACCGGAGCCGAAGCCGCCGAACATGCCGCCCGGCGTATAGGGGTCGAGGTTGGCGCTATCGATCGCCGGGACGGTCAGGAACACGAAGACCGTCAGGGCAATGATCTTGATCGCCACCAGCACGGCGTTGACGCGCGCGCTTTCGGTGGTGCCGATCATCAGCAGCCAGGTGACCAGCAGGGCGATGACCGCCGCGGGCAGGTTGATCAGGCCGCCGACCTGGCCACCGAGCGCTTCCGGCCCGGCCTTGAGGAAGGCGGGGACGTCTATCCCCCAACTTCGCGCCATCACCGTGTCGGTAAAATAGTTGGACCAGCCGACTGACACCGCCGAAGCGCCGACCGCATATTCGAGCAACAGCGCCCAGCCGACCGTCCAGGCGAGGAATTCCCCCTGCACTGCATAGGAGTAAGTGTAAGCGGACCCGGCGACCGGGGCCATGGACGCGATTTCCGCGTAGCAGAGCGCGGCGACGATGCAGACCGCACCGGCAATGATGAAGGACAGCATCAGCCCCGGGCCGGCCTTTTGCGCGCCGACCGACGTGAGCACGAAAATGCCGGTGCCGATGATGCAGCCGACGCCAAACAGGGTCAGCTGGACCGCGCCGAGAGAGCGGTGAAGCCCTTTCTTTTCGGCGGTGGCGAGGATTGCGTCGAGTGGCTTTACGCGGCCGAAAATGCCCCCGCGCGGCGCTGTGCTTGCCATGGATAATCCTTTGATGGCGATTTTGCTGGGGCGGAGCCTAGCGGCTCAACAGCCATGTGCAATCCCCGGCGGAAATCAGCGCGCCAGCATCGGTCCCAGCGGTTGTCCGCCGAAGATGTGAACGTGCAGGTGCGGCACTTCCTGGCCGGCGCGCTTGCCGATGTTGGCGAGCAGGCGATAGCCCTGCACTTCCAGCTGCTGGTCGCGCGCGACCTTGCCGACGGCGCGCACGAAGCCGGCCATCTCCGCGTCCGAGGCACGCGCCGAAAAATCGTCCCACGACACGTACGGACCCTTCGGGATCACCAGGATGTGCACCGGCGCCAGCGGGTTGATGTCGTGAAAGGCCAGCGCATGTTCGTCCTCGTAAATGCGCTTGCACGGCAATTCGCCGCGCAGGATCCGGGCGAAGATATTGCTGTCGTCATAGGGCTTGGTCGGGTCGATCGGCATTGCTCTTCCACAAGTTTGCTTGACCGGAAACGCTGCCTCGCTACCACCGAAAGCGATGGGCGACGAGACTCCCGAGAGCATGATTCCGTACGACGAGATCGTGCAGGAAGCGCTTCGCGACGTGGTCGGGCGCGTGCTCGGCGAGGTCGAGCGCACCGGCGGGCTGCCGGGCGACCATCATTTCTACATCACCTTCAACACCCGCATGCCGGGCGTGGCGATCCCCAAGCACCTGTCGGAGCGCTTTCCGGAAGAGATGACGATCGTCATCCAGCACCGCTTCTGGGACCTGAAGGTGGAGGAAGACAGCTTTTCGGTCGGCCTGTCGTTCAGCGGCGTGCCGGCCAGCCTGCGCGTCCCGTTCGACGCGGTAACCGACTTCGTCGACCCGGCGGTGGATTTCCGGCTGACCTTCCAGGCCAACGTGTCCGAACCGGTCAACGAAGAGCATGAGGAAGCCGAGAACGACACCCCGCTGGTCGAGGCCGACGACGGGTCCAATGTCGTCAGCGTGGACTTTACCCGCAAAAAATAACAGGAGCGCCGGACTGCGGTCCGCGAAACCTGCCTGCCGGATGCTTTCGCCGCGGCTGCCGTGCGTTTGAACGGAGCAGATTGAGGCCATGACCGACACCACCCGCACCGAGACCGACAGCTTCGGGCCGATCGAGGTCCCCGCCGACGCTTATTGGGGCGCGCAGACCGAACGCTCGATCGAGAATTTCCCGTTCGGCCCGCGCGAACAGATGCCCGTGGAAATCGTCCACGCGCTGGGCTTCGTCAAACAGGCCGCGGCGCGGGTCAACGGCCGCCTGGGCAAGCTCGACGCGGAAATCGCCGAGGCGATCCAGCAGGCTGCAGGCCAGGTCGCGCGCGGCGATCTCGACAATCAGTTTCCGCTGGTCATCTGGCAGACGGGGTCGGGCACGCAGTCCAACATGAACGCCAACGAGGTGATCGCCGGGCGCGCCAACGAGCAGCTGACCGGCAGTCGCGGCGGGAAGGAGCCGGTTCACCCCAACGATCACGTCAACAAGAGCCAGTCGTCCAACGACAGCTTTCCGACCGCGATGCACATCGCCGCGGCGCGGTCGCTGACCGACAAACTGCTGCCGTCGGCGAAACGCATGGCGGCGTTGCTGACGAAGCTG encodes:
- a CDS encoding RelA/SpoT family protein, translated to MLRQYELVEKVRAYDPDADEGLINRAYVFSMKAHGSQKRASGDPYFSHPIEVAGILTDLKLDDQTIVTAILHDTIEDTVATPEEVERLFGKDVARLVDGVTKLSKIEAQSESERAAENLRKFLLALSDDIRVLLVKLADRLHNMRTLHHVPAEEKRHRIARETMDIYAPLAERIGMYEMMTEMQSLAFRELEPDAYASITRRLTQLHEAGGDLVNRIGLGLQLHLADNGLEAEVTGREKHPYSIWRKMAERHISFEQLSDVMAFRVIVDTPEECYRALGLIHQRWPMVPGRYKDYISTPKRNGYRSLHTSVIHDSQMRIEIQIRTRGMHEQAERGLAAHWAYKEGKPKADLKIPWVDELVEILEHAASPEELLEHTRMAMYQDRIFAFTPKGELIQLPKGATPVDFAYAVHTDLGDRTVGAKVNGRVVPLRTILDNGDQVEILASEAQHPQPSWLRFVATGKARAGVRRFVRHKERDETIELGRKIYDEIVDRLPAELAPDAVKRALKKLHIEDQDSLMVAIARKRVGDEEVMEALMPGSAGADVAPRPPPQQTAISIKGLTPGVAYHLAQCCHPIPGDRIVGLRREDEEIEVHVIGCDTLASGVDADWLDLAWGEGSGGAARLTVILHDVPGALGTMAGILGQKQANIINLHLVHRDGSFQTFNLDIEVYDLAHLHAIVAALRDADTVSSVERI
- a CDS encoding NADP-dependent malic enzyme, whose amino-acid sequence is MSESNIKFTEKEALDFHSQGRPGKIEIVASKPMATQRDLSLAYSPGVAVPVRAIAANPTCAYDFTAKGNLVAVISNGTAILGLGNLGALASKPVMEGKAVLFKRFADVDSIDLEVATEDCDKFIEAVALLEPSFGGINLEDIAAPECFVIEQTLRERMKIPVFHDDQHGTAIITAAGLINACLLTGRKLGDIKVVVNGAGAAAIACTELIKAMGVRGDHVIMCDRKGVIHNDRSDVDQWKSAHAVETEARTLEEALVGADVFLGLSAAGALKPAMVKAMADQPIIFAMANPDPEIWPPDATAARPDAIIATGRSDFPNQVNNVLGFPFIFRGALDVRATAINDAMKIAAAEALAQLAREPVPEEVAAAYGGRTHSFGRDYIIPAPFDPRLMEVVASAVAEAAIASGVAQKQIENFDVYRQQLRARLNPTVSVLSLAYEAVKASPKRVLFAEGEEPNVLSAAIAFREAGYGTPVLVGREDVYDRLKAMGVDDPHSYEVLNSRNSPLVGRAVDYIYAKSQRHGLLRREVERMVNQDRNFFAAAMLALGEADAMITGTTRPFSQSLRQVRQVIEDEKDAVPFGINVIVAGNRTVLIADTAVTERPDARQLAAIAMRSAGFARRMGLEPRVAFVSYTTFGNPPGTHIDELRDAVKLLDEFNCDFEYEGEMGPDVALSHDMQRRFYPFSRLTGAANILVMPGLQSANLSAKLLKNLGGENVLGPFILGLELPVQIAPMTASASDLVTLAVLAAGSARERRKKA
- the mutS gene encoding DNA mismatch repair protein MutS, which produces MARADAPTPMMAQYRRLKDEAGDALLFYRMGDFFELFFDDAKAAAACLDIALTKRGESEGEPIPMCGVPVHAAESYLARLIRGGHRVAIAEQVESPAEARKARGSKALVERAIVRLVTPGTLTEETLLDSAAANWLAAIGRAGEDWAIAAADISTGRFELIACGTGELASEIARLGPAEIVADGKVAGVKTRAGHGGFDSIAGDRALRDRFGLATLDGIGAPGRAELAAAGGLLAYLDSTQRGAGVLLDAPRRIARTAFMQIDQATRESLELTRSTGGSVAGSLLGEIDRCVTAGGRRLLAADIAAPLTDKADIERRLALVAWFHADQLRRDRTRAALKALPDIARALARLTAGRGGPRDLAQLRDGLVAADTLKRELEGEADGPALLAALLPKLGGHGPLTDRLASALVASPPLDSAKGGYIAEGYDADLDQLRVASSDGRRAIAALESRYRDSTGIASLKIRHNAVLGYHVEVSARNADTLMAEGSGFTHRQTLAGVVRFNSPELHEEASRVVEAGGRSLAVEAAHLDALTALAVGQSAPVLATAEALARIDVGAGNAQRAADGGWASPTITGEPCLDIDGGRHPVVEAALRDGGDRFVANDLSLGRDDRLWLITGPNMGGKSTFLRQAALVAVMAQAGCFVPAASARVGIVDKLFSRVGAADNLARGRSTFMVEMVETAAILAQATPQSLVILDEIGRGTSTYDGLAIAWAVVEAMHDQVKCRTLFATHYHELTRLAGRLDSLSLHHVRAREWKGDLVLLHEVADGAADRSYGIAVAKLAGLPPAVVARSKAVLAKLEAGRDATGGIAAGLDDLPLFAASAEPEPPADPLAQAVADVDPDALTPREALDALYRIKQIWADRGQ
- a CDS encoding [protein-PII] uridylyltransferase — encoded protein: MNAPFDPVEDRRAIVDPRTLGDALSRAGSAAATGILADALARGREEIARRFARDPHRGRATARSTAYLHVQIVRLAYEYVTGDQPPELAIVGLGGTGRGEMAPYSDLDLMFLTKARPSKAVERIVEQTLYLLWDLQLKVGHSLRSTDEFLKLARDDMTVRTAFLEARLLWGSEDVFEAALTRFRAKIVAGSAADFVAAKLAERDERHVRMGDTRYVVEPNVKDGKGGLRDLQTLYWIGKYVYDVREPKELVSVGLLTAEEFASFERAERFFWAVRCHLHLEAGRAEERLGFEYQKAIAKCMHYADRPGKSAVERFMHFYFINAKTVGDLTGVFLAQLDEKMGRKGSRFALPTIRRRPKALAGFVLDRGRLSIPSDDFFAADPVRLIELFALAARERLEIHPTAMRAATRDARLIRERVRKDPRANALFLEVLTNVNAPDTVLRWMNESGVFGRFIPDFGRVVAQMQFDMYHHYTVDEHAIRAIGLLATIERGELKDDHPLSTALFKQIGSRRTLYVAVLLHDIAKGRGGDHSVLGEKVALALCPRLGLDEAETEAVAWLVRYHLLLSSTAFKRDLADPKTIEDFVAMVQSPERLRLLLILTVVDIRAVGPGVWNEWKRMLLRTLFDAAEEKLRLGHKQRGRSEIVAQRQDGLAQALDWKKTAARAHVRRLPDSYWLAEPPEVQLSNARQVAQAQAQIGAAAPSIVAEDEPDRGATRISVFAPDREGLFFRICAGLASAGASIIDARIHTTRDGMALDNLLVQDARERPYSDTRLRNRLVRSVETALAAETLPDVSAPRRGRDKLAAFHVAPSVAIAERASSRTTVVEVNALDRPGLLARLARAIHGQSLEVHSAHVATYGERAVDVFYLSTAKGRKLSDRQADDLRAALMDAAREAEPA